Proteins encoded together in one Desulfuromonas acetoxidans DSM 684 window:
- the secG gene encoding preprotein translocase subunit SecG: MIPFLLTVHVLVCIALIVIVLLQAGKGAEAGASFGAGASQTVFGASGGRSFMSKMTTFAACLFMLTSLSLAYLYGKPGSDSLMPDQVQPVQTQQQQSAE; the protein is encoded by the coding sequence ATGATTCCTTTTTTGCTGACGGTACATGTTCTGGTGTGCATTGCACTTATCGTAATCGTTCTGCTTCAGGCTGGTAAAGGGGCCGAAGCCGGTGCTTCTTTCGGTGCTGGTGCCAGTCAAACCGTTTTTGGCGCTTCCGGCGGCCGCAGCTTCATGAGCAAAATGACCACGTTTGCAGCATGCCTTTTCATGCTGACCAGTTTGTCTCTGGCTTATCTGTACGGCAAGCCCGGCTCTGACAGCCTGATGCCGGACCAGGTTCAACCGGTACAAACCCAGCAACAACAGAGCGCTGAATAG
- the tpiA gene encoding triose-phosphate isomerase, translating into MRKPLIAGNWKLHNTVEQSCQLAQALVNDLSDVTETEIVIAPVFTALSEVGKICTESPVQLAAQNCHCMDDGAYTGEVSVPLLADVGCSHIIVGHSERRQYFGETDHFVNVKARAILKHGLTAIICVGETLEQRESGELFEVIAAQIRGALEEITAEQMAQVVLAYEPVWAIGTGKTATSEEAEEVHAYIRGLLHGSFGTDIASQCRILYGGSVKPGNISELMAEEDIDGALVGGASLKAEDFSAIVRFKKSLKMAPH; encoded by the coding sequence ATGCGTAAACCACTCATTGCCGGAAACTGGAAACTGCACAACACTGTCGAGCAGTCCTGCCAGTTGGCCCAGGCTCTGGTCAACGACTTAAGCGACGTCACCGAAACCGAGATCGTCATAGCTCCGGTGTTTACCGCCCTGTCTGAGGTCGGCAAGATATGTACGGAGTCTCCCGTTCAACTGGCGGCACAGAATTGCCACTGTATGGATGATGGTGCTTATACCGGCGAGGTGTCCGTTCCTCTGCTGGCCGATGTCGGCTGCAGCCATATCATCGTCGGACATTCGGAGCGTCGCCAATACTTTGGCGAGACCGATCACTTTGTCAATGTCAAGGCGCGCGCCATCCTCAAACACGGCCTGACCGCCATCATCTGCGTTGGTGAAACTCTCGAGCAGCGTGAAAGCGGTGAGTTATTTGAAGTGATTGCAGCGCAGATACGCGGTGCTCTGGAAGAGATCACTGCTGAGCAGATGGCTCAGGTGGTTCTCGCCTACGAGCCGGTGTGGGCCATCGGCACCGGAAAAACTGCCACCAGTGAAGAGGCCGAGGAAGTTCACGCCTACATCCGTGGCCTGCTGCACGGCAGCTTTGGAACAGACATTGCCTCTCAGTGCCGCATTCTCTACGGCGGCAGTGTCAAGCCCGGTAACATCAGTGAGCTGATGGCCGAGGAAGACATTGACGGTGCCCTGGTCGGTGGTGCCAGTCTGAAAGCGGAAGATTTCAGTGCCATCGTTCGCTTTAAAAAGTCTTTGAAAATGGCGCCGCACTAG